In Leptodesmis sichuanensis A121, the following are encoded in one genomic region:
- a CDS encoding ISL3 family transposase, with protein sequence MGIDEISKRKGHQNFATVIGDVEAGKLIEVIDSHQQEDIIETLKQQPIEVRAKVEEVSVDMWGGFPKVVKKVFPNAVVVIDRFHVMKLVNEELNKIRRQSGVSDRGSKFILLKNGKDLTAEEKTKLEEILKRSKRLGKAYEWKEEFRAIYEQPLTVEEGKRQIQGWLDQARVVYSEASTTIRNHLDGISNYFRNRTTSGAMEGINNRIKLIKRQAYGFVNFNNFRERLLACFSD encoded by the coding sequence ATTGGGATTGATGAAATCAGCAAGCGGAAAGGGCATCAAAACTTCGCCACCGTTATCGGCGACGTTGAGGCCGGGAAATTGATTGAAGTGATTGACAGTCACCAACAGGAAGACATTATTGAAACCCTGAAGCAGCAGCCCATAGAGGTGCGTGCAAAAGTTGAAGAGGTGAGCGTGGATATGTGGGGAGGGTTCCCAAAGGTAGTCAAGAAAGTGTTTCCCAATGCCGTGGTAGTGATTGACCGCTTTCATGTCATGAAATTAGTCAATGAGGAGTTAAATAAAATTCGTAGACAATCGGGTGTATCAGACCGAGGTAGCAAATTCATTTTGCTCAAGAATGGCAAGGATTTAACAGCAGAAGAAAAGACAAAGTTAGAAGAGATTCTGAAACGGTCAAAGCGATTAGGAAAAGCCTATGAGTGGAAAGAAGAGTTTCGCGCGATTTATGAACAACCATTAACCGTTGAGGAAGGCAAGCGTCAGATCCAAGGGTGGCTCGATCAAGCGCGAGTCGTCTATAGTGAAGCAAGCACAACGATTCGTAACCATTTAGATGGGATTAGCAACTACTTTCGGAATCGCACAACGAGTGGCGCAATGGAGGGAATCAACAACCGAATTAAATTGATTAAACGGCAAGCTTATGGCTTTGTCAATTTCAACAATTTTCGAGAAAGACTATTAGCCTGCTTCTCTGATTAA
- a CDS encoding ribbon-helix-helix domain-containing protein gives MQALTRTSTTEMEVTSIRLERELKERLKELSGNQGYQALIRDILWNYVQQRSGDYTPCLSPADIRSIVSATAQQEQHCALTGKVIRPNEQMLLGLTTNGVMVSLSSDSLSS, from the coding sequence ATGCAAGCATTGACCCGTACTTCAACCACTGAGATGGAAGTAACCAGCATTCGTCTGGAACGAGAGTTGAAGGAAAGACTGAAAGAATTATCCGGTAATCAAGGATACCAGGCTCTCATCCGGGACATTTTGTGGAATTATGTCCAGCAACGATCGGGTGATTATACTCCTTGCCTTTCCCCAGCAGACATCCGCTCTATTGTCTCTGCGACAGCCCAACAAGAACAACACTGTGCCTTAACGGGCAAAGTGATTCGCCCCAACGAACAAATGCTACTTGGATTAACCACCAATGGGGTTATGGTTTCTCTTAGCTCTGATAGTTTGTCCAGCTAA
- a CDS encoding IS256 family transposase, which translates to MTQDKLVSFKTPDEPGTFSDALTELVRNGARQIIAQAVEVELQEFLAQYQSLKDEQGRQAVVRNGYLPERSIVTGVGAVEIQVPKVRDRSGQGIKFNSLLLPPYLKRAQSVEEVLPWLYLKGVSTGDFSEALASLLGTQADGLSASTISRLKAKWTQEHQQWQQRTLSGKRYVYVWADGIYFNIRNEDDRQCILVLIGVTDTGSKELLGLEAGFRESELSWKPLLLRLQDQGLKQAPELAIGDGALGFWKALAQVFPSTRIQRCWVHKTANVLNHLPKSQQPHAKSALHQIYLAATKDEAEKAFERFIKTYAAKYPKATECLAKDRSALLAFYDFPAEHWVHLRTTNPIESTFATVRLRTDKTRGCVSQDSILSLVFKLVQSAQKRWLRIRGFKRLGEVIEGVKFKDGIRVDLHPDSGVSQDAA; encoded by the coding sequence ATGACTCAAGATAAACTGGTTTCATTCAAAACACCAGATGAGCCTGGAACATTTAGCGATGCGCTGACTGAACTGGTTCGTAACGGTGCGCGTCAAATCATTGCCCAAGCAGTTGAAGTCGAGTTGCAGGAGTTTTTAGCCCAATACCAGAGCCTCAAAGATGAGCAAGGACGACAGGCGGTCGTGCGCAATGGCTACTTGCCTGAACGAAGCATTGTGACTGGGGTTGGAGCGGTTGAAATTCAAGTTCCGAAAGTGCGAGACCGAAGCGGACAGGGGATTAAGTTTAATTCGCTGTTGTTGCCGCCGTATTTGAAGCGCGCTCAAAGTGTTGAGGAGGTGTTGCCCTGGTTGTACCTCAAAGGAGTCTCGACTGGGGATTTTTCAGAAGCTTTGGCATCGTTGCTGGGCACCCAGGCAGACGGGTTATCTGCGAGTACCATCAGCCGCCTCAAAGCGAAGTGGACTCAGGAGCACCAGCAGTGGCAACAGCGAACGCTCAGTGGCAAGCGGTATGTGTATGTTTGGGCAGATGGGATTTACTTCAACATCCGCAACGAAGATGACCGACAATGTATTTTAGTCCTGATCGGAGTGACGGATACGGGCAGCAAGGAATTGCTCGGACTCGAAGCTGGATTTCGCGAGTCCGAGTTGAGTTGGAAACCGTTGTTGTTACGCTTACAAGACCAGGGACTCAAACAAGCACCAGAGTTGGCGATTGGAGATGGTGCATTGGGATTTTGGAAAGCCCTCGCGCAGGTATTTCCGTCCACCCGCATCCAACGTTGTTGGGTGCATAAAACGGCGAATGTCCTCAACCACTTACCTAAAAGCCAGCAACCCCACGCCAAGTCGGCTTTACATCAAATCTACCTGGCAGCCACCAAAGATGAGGCAGAAAAGGCTTTTGAGCGATTCATCAAAACCTACGCAGCCAAGTATCCTAAAGCCACGGAGTGTTTAGCCAAAGACCGATCCGCATTGTTGGCATTCTATGATTTCCCGGCTGAGCATTGGGTGCATCTGCGCACCACCAATCCAATTGAATCCACTTTTGCCACGGTGCGCTTGAGAACCGATAAAACGCGAGGCTGTGTCTCCCAGGACAGCATTCTGTCGTTGGTCTTCAAGCTTGTCCAGAGCGCTCAGAAGCGATGGTTACGGATTCGAGGCTTCAAACGATTAGGGGAGGTGATTGAAGGAGTCAAATTCAAGGATGGAATTCGCGTTGATTTACATCCCGATTCAGGAGTCAGTCAGGACGCTGCTTGA
- a CDS encoding L,D-transpeptidase produces MVRPFVGWTSFLVTVGLLLPVRPSQALTPPLQANVVIPALPGREPDANSQLQNSFHLESNPSYSRLEPDVELPASEDSQIKPLYQIDPLPVEEQPLRLEISLSRRRVGVFKGKSLIKSYPIAVGRPGWETPLGTYQVRQMLRNPTWIHPLKKGISIPGGDPENPLGRFWIGFWTDGKNWIGFHGTPNPKSVGTAASHGCIRMYNKDVEELFQKVSLGTEVKVIK; encoded by the coding sequence ATGGTAAGACCTTTTGTAGGGTGGACAAGCTTTTTAGTTACCGTTGGATTATTGCTGCCTGTCCGGCCCAGTCAGGCCCTCACTCCCCCTCTCCAAGCCAATGTAGTGATCCCTGCGTTACCGGGCCGTGAGCCTGATGCCAATTCTCAGTTACAAAACTCTTTTCATCTAGAAAGTAACCCATCTTATTCACGGCTTGAACCCGATGTAGAGTTACCAGCTTCAGAAGACTCTCAAATCAAGCCACTTTATCAAATCGACCCTTTGCCTGTTGAAGAGCAACCTCTGCGCCTGGAAATCAGTTTGAGTCGGCGACGGGTAGGGGTTTTCAAAGGGAAAAGTTTGATCAAGTCGTACCCGATCGCTGTTGGTCGTCCGGGATGGGAAACCCCGTTAGGAACTTACCAGGTTCGGCAAATGCTGAGAAATCCTACCTGGATTCATCCGTTGAAAAAAGGTATTTCGATTCCGGGTGGCGATCCAGAAAATCCGTTAGGCCGATTTTGGATTGGCTTTTGGACGGATGGGAAAAACTGGATTGGCTTTCATGGCACCCCTAATCCCAAATCAGTTGGTACGGCAGCTTCTCATGGTTGTATTCGGATGTACAACAAAGATGTTGAAGAACTGTTCCAGAAGGTGAGCCTGGGGACAGAAGTTAAGGTGATCAAATAA
- a CDS encoding Npun_R1517 family heterocyst differentiation transcriptional regulator, translating into MQHDSLDIKKTSTPEVGVYECEIHLKFRLIEEKGALDQQAHLLEMLMDAFAYGSDDYMEPIQVEVTAEEICELAASPQMRRQLIRLRNSSELA; encoded by the coding sequence ATGCAGCACGATTCATTAGATATCAAGAAAACTTCAACTCCTGAGGTAGGAGTATATGAATGTGAAATTCACCTCAAGTTCAGGCTGATTGAGGAAAAAGGAGCGCTAGACCAGCAAGCTCACCTTTTGGAAATGTTGATGGATGCTTTTGCTTATGGATCCGACGATTACATGGAACCGATTCAGGTTGAGGTGACTGCTGAGGAGATCTGCGAGTTAGCTGCTTCCCCCCAAATGCGCCGCCAATTAATCCGCTTGCGAAACTCCAGTGAATTGGCCTAA
- the hemB gene encoding porphobilinogen synthase: protein MFPVHRPRRLRSHPQLRRMVRETVLTTSDLIYPLFAVLGDAIANEVRSMPGVFQLSVDKIVEEAKEVYDLGIPAIILFGIPADKDTNATGAWHDCGIVQKAATAVKEAVPDLIIIADTCLCEYTAHGHCGYLEVGDLSGRVLNDPTLELLKKTAVSQAKAGADIIAPSGMMDGFVQAIREGLDAAGFQDTPILSYAAKYASAYYGPFRDAAESAPQFGDRRTYQMDPGNSREALKEIGLDIAEGADMLMVKPALSYMDIIWQVKQASHLPVAAYNVSGEYSMVKAAALNGWIDEQKVVMETLTSFKRAGADLILTYHAKDAARWLNE, encoded by the coding sequence ATGTTTCCAGTCCATCGTCCTCGTCGCCTTCGCAGCCATCCTCAACTTCGCCGCATGGTGCGTGAAACCGTTCTAACCACCAGCGACCTGATCTATCCCTTGTTTGCTGTACTAGGGGATGCGATCGCCAACGAAGTTCGTTCGATGCCGGGAGTCTTCCAGCTCTCCGTTGACAAAATTGTAGAGGAAGCAAAGGAAGTCTACGACCTGGGTATCCCAGCCATCATTCTGTTTGGTATTCCGGCAGATAAAGACACCAATGCCACAGGAGCCTGGCATGATTGCGGCATTGTCCAAAAAGCGGCCACAGCAGTTAAAGAGGCGGTCCCTGATCTGATCATCATCGCCGATACCTGCCTATGCGAATATACTGCCCACGGGCACTGCGGCTATCTGGAAGTAGGCGACTTAAGCGGACGAGTACTCAATGATCCCACGCTGGAACTGCTCAAGAAAACGGCTGTGTCTCAGGCCAAAGCAGGGGCAGATATCATTGCCCCTTCCGGAATGATGGACGGCTTTGTGCAGGCGATTCGGGAAGGATTGGATGCTGCCGGATTCCAGGATACCCCCATCCTCTCCTATGCCGCGAAGTATGCCTCCGCTTACTATGGCCCCTTCCGGGATGCGGCAGAGTCAGCACCTCAATTTGGAGATCGTCGCACCTATCAGATGGATCCAGGTAATTCACGAGAAGCCCTCAAAGAAATTGGCCTGGATATTGCCGAAGGAGCAGATATGTTGATGGTCAAGCCTGCTCTGTCCTACATGGATATCATCTGGCAGGTAAAACAAGCTTCTCATCTCCCAGTCGCCGCTTATAACGTCTCTGGTGAGTATTCAATGGTAAAAGCAGCCGCCCTGAATGGCTGGATTGATGAACAGAAGGTCGTGATGGAAACCTTAACCAGCTTCAAACGAGCTGGGGCTGATTTGATCCTTACCTACCATGCCAAGGATGCCGCTCGCTGGCTGAATGAATAA
- a CDS encoding GAF domain-containing sensor histidine kinase codes for MQKTQKVPSTISSDRIYSQTPPTTEATFLYSVPHTTGAMSVRETPTLSIQSQVDLTGLVKQLNQITVAIPEPDLAIPRVAALLGEAFQVDGCLVMFSTPTQVGVRTAWWIAETGRSLLSSPFIPAVTQTNWVNTDRLDNGTPTIIPDVQALPSNSGARCCVQELADLWPSDATSTHSFPYRSVLEVRVQLPGMPLGRISLLRSRPYSWPACQVEQLEIIAQQVMTLLSHLNLQQQLKQQATYQGVVKQLAIAIRNSSNLSEVFQLAINGVATALGVSHGLLLRLKYWDPLFRNKAGEQIPKAQVTVTCEWFKEGYESPSSSFLGSMAGTSNQSFWLSECTLCQYAFLHSPKSMVINSAQQILGHDSSPTATVFQVGERDTLLVAPLESQGTVLGFLVLRDDQPRSWQPEDIELVELMSAQVSTAIIQTETLRQVQSLVEKRTAELKQSLAVQAKLYERTRNQLEQLRHLNQLKDEFLDTVSHELRTPLTSMALAIRMLRQTGTEGDRGARYLDILEQQCAQETNLINDLLTLRELESKQTTLQLEELNLVDLVTEVTASFESSWAGKGLKLDLEIPRDPLSLWSDRESLTRILVELLTNATRYSEPQTCIRLAISPRQEDAINQIVLTLTNQGAAIPPEELPYIFDRFRRCHSAVQNAVPGTGLGLALVKSLTQHLNGTISASSAPTEQSSAWTTCFTLVLPQAVGSSI; via the coding sequence ATGCAAAAGACTCAAAAAGTACCTTCTACTATCAGTTCTGACCGTATCTACAGCCAAACGCCTCCCACTACGGAAGCAACTTTTTTATACTCGGTGCCCCACACTACAGGAGCGATGTCAGTGCGAGAAACTCCTACCCTTTCTATCCAATCTCAGGTAGACCTGACTGGCCTCGTGAAGCAACTGAATCAGATTACTGTAGCCATCCCTGAGCCGGATTTAGCAATACCCAGAGTAGCCGCATTATTGGGAGAAGCGTTTCAGGTAGATGGTTGCCTGGTGATGTTCTCTACCCCTACACAGGTAGGAGTACGAACAGCATGGTGGATAGCTGAAACGGGGCGATCGCTCCTTTCATCCCCTTTTATCCCTGCAGTTACCCAAACAAATTGGGTGAATACGGATCGATTAGATAACGGAACTCCTACCATCATCCCAGATGTACAAGCTCTGCCCAGCAATTCGGGGGCCAGGTGTTGTGTGCAGGAGCTTGCTGATCTATGGCCCTCTGATGCCACTTCAACCCATAGTTTTCCTTATCGCTCTGTATTAGAAGTGCGAGTTCAGTTGCCCGGAATGCCCCTGGGCAGAATTAGCCTGCTGCGATCGCGGCCTTACTCCTGGCCAGCCTGTCAAGTTGAACAATTGGAGATCATTGCTCAGCAGGTCATGACTCTACTCTCCCATCTCAACTTGCAACAGCAACTGAAGCAACAAGCAACGTATCAGGGAGTGGTTAAACAACTAGCGATTGCTATCCGAAACTCGTCGAATTTAAGTGAAGTATTTCAATTGGCAATTAATGGTGTGGCTACAGCGCTGGGAGTGAGCCACGGCCTCCTTCTGCGGTTGAAATATTGGGATCCCTTATTCCGGAATAAAGCAGGTGAGCAAATTCCCAAAGCTCAAGTGACGGTAACGTGCGAGTGGTTCAAAGAGGGGTATGAATCCCCCTCATCTTCCTTTCTTGGTTCAATGGCTGGGACATCGAACCAATCCTTCTGGCTGTCGGAATGTACTCTTTGTCAGTACGCTTTTCTTCATTCTCCAAAATCAATGGTGATCAATAGTGCCCAACAGATTCTGGGCCATGATAGCTCTCCTACTGCAACCGTCTTTCAAGTCGGTGAGAGGGATACGCTTCTGGTAGCCCCTCTGGAAAGCCAGGGTACTGTCTTGGGATTTCTAGTGCTTCGAGATGATCAACCCCGTTCCTGGCAACCTGAGGACATTGAACTGGTTGAGTTAATGAGTGCTCAAGTCAGTACTGCCATCATCCAAACAGAAACCCTGCGACAAGTGCAATCTCTGGTGGAGAAGCGGACGGCTGAGTTGAAGCAAAGTCTCGCCGTGCAAGCCAAGCTTTATGAGCGAACTCGGAATCAGCTTGAGCAACTGAGGCACTTAAACCAGTTAAAGGATGAATTTCTAGATACGGTTAGCCATGAGCTTAGAACTCCATTAACCAGTATGGCTTTGGCTATCCGGATGCTTCGTCAAACTGGTACTGAGGGCGATCGTGGGGCACGCTACCTCGACATTTTGGAACAGCAATGTGCCCAAGAAACCAATTTAATTAACGATCTGCTGACTCTGCGAGAATTGGAGTCTAAACAAACAACGCTGCAACTTGAAGAACTAAATTTAGTCGATCTGGTTACAGAAGTGACGGCTTCCTTTGAATCCAGTTGGGCCGGAAAAGGTTTAAAACTTGATTTAGAGATTCCTCGTGATCCACTAAGCCTCTGGAGCGATCGTGAAAGCCTTACCCGTATCCTGGTGGAGTTACTCACCAATGCAACTCGCTACTCTGAACCTCAAACCTGTATCCGCTTAGCCATTTCTCCTCGTCAGGAAGACGCTATCAATCAGATTGTTCTCACCCTTACGAATCAGGGAGCGGCGATTCCCCCCGAAGAACTTCCCTATATTTTCGATCGCTTCAGACGCTGTCATAGTGCTGTGCAAAATGCCGTGCCAGGAACAGGGTTGGGGTTGGCTCTAGTCAAGAGCTTGACGCAACATCTGAATGGCACCATTTCAGCCTCTAGCGCTCCTACAGAACAGTCCTCAGCCTGGACAACTTGCTTTACGCTCGTCCTGCCCCAGGCTGTCGGCAGTTCCATCTAA
- a CDS encoding transposase family protein, producing MDIHLDRLLNFPHVTVENCIQKDNEVYLKLRLLNQESSCPHCKKLSSELHQNRPILIRDLSIFGQVTYLKIPRRQFYCRDCQRYFTESLTFMDAGRQYTRRYEEHIYQQVQLSSMEQVGRVEGLSFERIEGIFKHQYAQKKTRDGQESNALGLMKSASGKGIKTSPPLSATLRPGN from the coding sequence ATGGACATACATCTTGATAGATTGCTTAACTTCCCTCACGTTACGGTTGAAAATTGCATTCAAAAAGACAATGAAGTGTACTTAAAGTTGCGCTTGCTCAATCAAGAATCTAGCTGTCCACACTGTAAGAAATTAAGTTCAGAGTTGCATCAAAACCGTCCGATTTTGATTCGAGACCTATCGATTTTTGGCCAAGTCACTTATTTGAAAATTCCTCGTCGTCAGTTTTATTGTCGTGATTGCCAACGTTATTTTACTGAGTCATTGACATTTATGGACGCAGGACGGCAGTACACTCGACGCTATGAGGAGCATATTTACCAGCAAGTACAACTGTCAAGTATGGAGCAAGTGGGTCGCGTAGAAGGATTAAGCTTTGAGCGCATTGAAGGGATTTTCAAGCATCAGTATGCACAGAAAAAAACACGGGATGGGCAGGAGTCAAACGCATTGGGATTGATGAAATCAGCAAGCGGAAAGGGCATCAAAACTTCGCCACCGTTATCGGCGACGTTGAGGCCGGGAAATTGA
- a CDS encoding NblA/ycf18 family protein, producing the protein MNQPVELSLEQQFSIRSFETQVQQMSREQAQDFLVKLYEQMIVRENMYKQFLKHQWGLEPGPQIQ; encoded by the coding sequence ATGAACCAACCTGTAGAACTGTCCCTGGAACAGCAATTTAGTATCCGTTCCTTTGAAACCCAGGTACAACAAATGAGCCGTGAACAGGCTCAAGACTTCCTGGTGAAGCTGTATGAGCAAATGATTGTCCGTGAAAATATGTACAAGCAGTTTCTGAAGCACCAGTGGGGCCTAGAGCCTGGTCCTCAGATTCAGTAG
- a CDS encoding ABC1 kinase family protein, giving the protein MLKSTAPRRLRWQRTRYSPLVRQMDVFSSSAQLMFYLWWDSRIPGRSTRYRNRRAQWLVGTLLDLGPTFIKLGQALSTRADLLPLEYVQALSRLQDKVPGFSPEEAIAIVETELGAPIYHLYREFDFVPIAAASLGQVHKARLHTGEEVVVKVQRPGLDKLFDLDFKVLHQLVRFCQRFLPWTRQYDLEAIYHEFTEILYQEIDYIQEALNADRFRYNFRDHDCIIVPRVYPKHTTKRVLTMDYVPGIKINDRQSLEACGINVKEVNQLGICCYLKQLLQDGFFQADPHPGNMAVSQDGCLIFYDFGMMAEVQPINKEQMVKTFFAVLKKDTNQVIETLMDLGLIEPMSDMAPIRRVTRFLLEKFTEKPIEMQAFTEMRSELYALFEQQPFRLPAKMTFILKALTTLDGVARALDPQYNLLASAKPFVASLTTATGPGATVGELVRQAKDYLIYRIRQPSPSSFLLQQLEERLEQQELELRARYFDQERALKKLTLANRSLLYTCLTGFSLLIGLLLLAGAYTYWAIGAFLISGIGAIVLLKTLYQLALHEKITRLTAR; this is encoded by the coding sequence ATGCTGAAGTCTACTGCCCCAAGACGTTTACGCTGGCAGCGCACCCGGTATTCTCCCCTGGTGCGGCAGATGGATGTGTTCAGTTCCTCTGCCCAGTTGATGTTTTATCTCTGGTGGGACAGCAGAATTCCAGGCCGTTCAACCCGCTATCGAAATCGCCGCGCCCAATGGCTGGTGGGGACACTCTTAGATCTGGGGCCAACGTTCATTAAATTAGGGCAGGCATTGTCAACTCGGGCTGATCTGTTGCCGTTGGAATATGTGCAGGCATTGAGCCGATTGCAGGATAAAGTACCGGGCTTTAGTCCGGAAGAGGCGATCGCAATTGTTGAAACCGAGTTGGGAGCACCGATCTACCACCTGTATCGAGAATTTGACTTTGTTCCAATTGCAGCAGCCAGTCTGGGACAAGTTCATAAGGCCCGCCTGCATACAGGGGAAGAGGTTGTGGTCAAAGTTCAGCGTCCAGGATTAGACAAGCTGTTTGATCTGGACTTCAAAGTTCTCCACCAATTAGTTCGCTTCTGCCAGCGATTTCTTCCCTGGACGCGACAATACGACCTGGAAGCGATTTATCACGAATTTACCGAGATTCTGTATCAGGAGATTGACTATATTCAGGAGGCCCTTAACGCCGATCGCTTCCGGTACAACTTTAGGGATCACGATTGCATCATCGTTCCCAGAGTTTATCCCAAGCACACGACGAAACGGGTGCTGACGATGGATTATGTGCCAGGGATCAAGATCAACGATCGTCAAAGTTTAGAAGCCTGCGGCATCAATGTTAAAGAGGTCAACCAGCTAGGGATTTGCTGCTATCTGAAGCAGTTACTGCAGGACGGCTTTTTTCAGGCCGATCCCCACCCCGGTAATATGGCCGTCAGCCAAGATGGTTGCCTGATTTTTTATGACTTCGGCATGATGGCAGAAGTGCAGCCGATTAACAAAGAACAAATGGTGAAAACGTTCTTTGCAGTGCTGAAAAAGGACACGAACCAGGTAATTGAAACTCTCATGGATCTGGGTTTAATTGAACCCATGTCCGATATGGCCCCGATCCGACGGGTTACTCGTTTTCTCCTGGAGAAATTTACCGAGAAGCCGATCGAGATGCAAGCCTTCACGGAGATGCGGAGTGAGTTGTATGCGCTGTTTGAGCAGCAACCCTTTCGCTTACCTGCCAAAATGACCTTTATTCTGAAAGCACTCACCACGCTGGACGGTGTGGCCCGTGCGCTAGACCCCCAATATAACCTGCTGGCCTCTGCCAAGCCGTTTGTTGCCAGTCTAACGACCGCTACAGGCCCAGGAGCGACTGTGGGAGAATTGGTACGCCAGGCGAAGGATTATTTAATCTATAGAATCCGGCAACCCAGCCCATCCAGTTTCTTGCTGCAGCAACTGGAAGAACGCCTCGAGCAACAGGAACTGGAACTGCGTGCCCGCTATTTTGATCAGGAGCGCGCCTTGAAGAAATTGACCCTAGCTAACCGCAGCCTCTTGTACACCTGCCTCACAGGATTTTCCCTGCTAATCGGTCTCCTTTTGCTGGCAGGAGCCTATACATATTGGGCGATCGGGGCATTTTTGATCTCAGGAATCGGAGCGATCGTGCTGCTCAAGACTCTATATCAACTTGCTCTGCATGAGAAGATTACCCGCCTCACGGCCAGATAG